The Salvelinus fontinalis isolate EN_2023a chromosome 36, ASM2944872v1, whole genome shotgun sequence genome window below encodes:
- the LOC129835510 gene encoding ubiquitin carboxyl-terminal hydrolase 12-like, giving the protein MEILMTVRKIASICTMGANASALEKEIGPEQFPVNEHYFGLVNFGNTCYCNSVLQALYFCRPFREKVLAYKVQPRRKESLLTCLSDLFNSIATQKKKVGVIPPKKFISRLRKENELFDNYMQQDAHEFLNYLLNTIADLLQEEEKSQERQQNGKLLQNGGVGGSSGTGGGQGEDGEKTQQTWVHEIFQGTLTNETRCLNCEAVSSKDEDFLDLSVDVEQNTSITHCLRGFSNTETLCSEYKYYCEQCRSKQEAQKRMRVKKLPMILALHLKRFKYMDQLQRYTKLSYRVVFPLELRLFNTSGDATNPDRMYDLVAVVVHCGSGPNRGHYITIVKSHGFWLLFDDDIVEKIDAQAIEEFYGLTSDISKNSESGYILFYQSRD; this is encoded by the exons ATGGAAATACTGATGACAGTCCGAAAGATCGCCTCGATTTGTACGATG GGCGCCAATGCCTCTGCTTTGGAGAAGGAGATTGGACCAGAACAGTTTCCCGTCAATGAACACTACTTTGGATTGGTCAAC tTTGGGAACACCTGCTACTGTAACTCGGTGCTGCAGGCCCTCTACTTCTGCCGTCCATTCAGGGAGAAGGTCCTGGCCTACAAGGTCCAGCCCAGACGTAAAGAGTCACTGCTCACCTGTCTTTCTGACCTCTTCAACAG CATCGCCACGCAGAAGAAGAAGGTGGGAGTCATTCCTCCCAAGAAGTTCATCTCTCGACTGAGGAAAGAAAATG AGTTGTTTGACAACTACATGCAACAGGATGCCCATGAGTTCCTCAACTACCTGCTCAACACTATCGCTGACCTGctgcaggaggaggagaagagccaGGAGAGACAGCAGAATGGAAAACTGTTGCAGAACGGAGGAGTTGGGGGCAGCAGCGGGACGGGAGGAGGACAGGGTGAGGATGGGGAGAAGACGCAGCAGACCTGGGTCCACGAGATCTTCCAGGGAACCCTAACAAACGAGACGCGCTGCCTCAACTGTGAAGCT GTGAGCAGTAAAGACGAAGACTTTCTGGACCTGTCTGTAGATGTTGAGCAGAACACCTCCATCACACACTGTttaag GGGTTtcagcaacacagagacactgtgtAGTGAATACAAGTACTACTGTGAACAGTGTCGGAGTAAACAGGAAGCACAGAAAAG GATGCGTGTGAAGAAGCTGCCTATGATCCTGGCCTTACATCTGAAGCGGTTTAAATACATGGACCAGCTGCAGCGTTATACCAAGCTGTCCTATCGCGTCGTCTTCCCTTTGGAGCTTCGCCTCTTCAACACCTCAGGAGACGCCACCAACCCCGACCGCATGTACGATCTGGTCGCCGTGGTCGTCCACTGTGGAAG TGGTCCAAACCGTGGTCATTACATCACCATAGTGAAGAGTCATGGGTTCTGGCTACTGTTTGATGATGACATCGTAGAG AAAATCGACGCCCAGGCGATCGAGGAGTTCTACGGTCTAACGTCGGACATTTCCAAGAACTCTGAGTCCGGTTACATCCTGTTCTACCAGTCCCGGGACTGA